aagtttgaaactttaggGATTAGGGTTTGTTTCTATGGTCAACTTTTTGATGTGGGTATGGGGTGAAATTGAGGGTTAAGGTCTCTACGCTAAAGATGTCTCCTTTTTGATGCAGGAAGTGTGGATTGATAGAGTGACAGGACGGGTTTGTATGGCGGTTTCGGCAAAAGGGATGGCTATTACTGGAATTGAAGACCGCAGGTATTGGAATTGGATTGATACTGAAGAATCAAGGTACAGACTTTTCATTCAACTACTGATTAATTTAGATTGTGTGTCAAAAGCTTTGCTGATGCTTTTTAATTTCTTCTTGCTTTGGACAGGTTCCATGTTGTAGCCTACTTACAGCAGATTTGGTGGTTTGAAGTAGATGGGATGGTGAGGTTCAATCTTCCTCCTGGTACGTACTGTCTGTCCTTCAGAATACACCTCGGAAGATTCTCGAAAAGGTTGGGGAGACGAGTTTGCCACTTCGAACACACGCACGGTTGGGAGATAAAGCCTGTGAGGTTCTCACTCTCGACTTCAGACGGGCAAGAGGCGTCGTGTGAGTATTACTTGGCCGATAAAGAAGGAGAGCAAGCAGGTAGAGAGTCCTGGAGAGACTATAAGGTTGGAGAGTTTGTTGTGGGTTGCTCAGAGCCAACAACGGAGGTACAATGGTCGATGAAACAGATCGACTGCACCCATTCGAAAGGCGGAATCTGTGTGGATTCGGTCTTTATAATCCCAACAGATGTGAAGGAACGCAACAAAAGGAAAGCTGGTGTGAAGTAATAGTTAGAAAGAAAGGAAATGTACATCCAACACTTTTTGTACATACTACATACTTTTGAAGGTGTAAAACTGTGTCGTCTTGAATCTTTAGCTGGTTCTTGAATTAGGTATAGCACATTGTGAACTTGATCTGAGTTTTGGTTTTTTACGTAATACTCCATGtgaaaatcaaattttctcTGCATAGCATGATATTGAAAGGATACAATTTACGGAGATCCAAGTGGAAGAATCTAAGTGGGTACATAGATTTGCTTTGACTAATCTTCCTTGAGAGAAAAAGGGTTTTGATTCGATTGTTAAGGGACCAGTAGTGTTGTTAATTGTTGAGACGTGTTTGTTACTCGGAAGTCCATTTCTTATTGAATGCTAGTTTTGTTTTCACGATGGAGATTGGGAGACAATGACAGTCCTGACATTAATTgccacaaaaaaattaataaatggcAAAAGGAAAGTAAGGTTTTGTCTTC
The window above is part of the Brassica napus cultivar Da-Ae chromosome C3, Da-Ae, whole genome shotgun sequence genome. Proteins encoded here:
- the LOC106349090 gene encoding F-box protein PP2-A15-like — its product is MGLSFSNLNGEHNGSSIGPSLGDIPESCVACVILHLTPPEICNLARLNRAFRGAASSDSVWERKLPSNYKDLLDLLPVERYRSLSKKGVFALLSRPIPFDDGNKEVWIDRVTGRVCMAVSAKGMAITGIEDRRYWNWIDTEESRFHVVAYLQQIWWFEVDGMVRFNLPPGTYCLSFRIHLGRFSKRLGRRVCHFEHTHGWEIKPVRFSLSTSDGQEASCEYYLADKEGEQAGRESWRDYKVGEFVVGCSEPTTEVQWSMKQIDCTHSKGGICVDSVFIIPTDVKERNKRKAGVK